In Passer domesticus isolate bPasDom1 chromosome 9, bPasDom1.hap1, whole genome shotgun sequence, a genomic segment contains:
- the LOC135307625 gene encoding TOG array regulator of axonemal microtubules protein 2-like: MEKMGVTKLAGTPRAERLAQVAGTLAQDSHKDTRHYGQEMVKMLLSNQKFKKLLEQSLSTHDLEDILKRIKKKGMENQKAEHPPVQEPVKKRNEGSKEPQATSPPSKRAKSATGGRRLHRARAQVTLPASVEERELLQKLYHLLEAKAFQTRMEGVALLLDLSKTRPQLISTNIVQIFDYFGLRICDTHKKVKQKALEALAEIIGLLQDAMNPLMIRLVEGITKNLNSKDPGVHAAAMTPLDQSVVHLDEVSLMKELCHQWRQLRGQALLDVTERITGTASPSKPRGLRGSIYRECQ; this comes from the exons ATGGAGAAAATGGGAGTCACGAAGCTGGCAggcacacccagggctgagaggctggcacaggtggcagggaCACTCGCTCAGGACAGTCACAAGGACACGAG gcattatggacaggagatggtgaagatgttgcttagtaatcaaaaatttaaaaagcttttggaaCAATCTCTTTCCACGCATGACCTGGAAGATATCCTGAAgagaattaagaagaaa gggatggaaaaccagaaggctgaacacccacctgtgcaggagccggtgaagaagaggaatGAAGGCTCCAAGGAGCCCCAGGCCACATCACCTCCTAGCAAACG GGCAAAGTCTGCCACTGGTGGACGCCGCCTACACCGTGCAAGAGCCCAGGTCACATTACCTGCATCTGTGGAagaaagggagctgctccagaagctttaccATCTCCTGGAAGCCAAGGCGTTCCAGACACGGATGGAAGGAGTGGCACTCCTCCTAGACCTGTCCAAAACCAGACCCCAGCTGATCTCCACTAACATTGTCCAA atttttgattattttggccTGAGAATCTGTGACACACataagaaagtgaagcagaaggcgcTGGAGGCGCTGGCAGAAATCATAGGACTCCTGCAGGATGCCATGAACCCATTGATGATCCGTTTGGTTGAAGGCATAACAAAGAACCTAAACTCAAAGGATCCTGGGGTTCATGCCGCAGCTATGACGCCTCTGGACCAATCTGTTGTGCATTTag atGAAGTATCACTGATGAAAGAGCTCTGCCACCAATGGAGACAACTGAGaggccaagctctgctggatgtcacgGAACGTATCACAGGTACGGCCTCCCCTTCTAAGCCAAGAGGTCTCCGagggagtatttacagggaATGCCAGTGA